The stretch of DNA ttacaaatgtaatgGAGTTGTGTTGTGTTAAATGTATAGTGTCTGGTAAACGCTTGTTATATTATTAATGCTCGCAGTGTTGCTGGTGTGACAGGATGGCAAATCAAGCTTCTCACAGAGGTATGTGTTCTCAGGAATCTGGACCTGATCGTGTGCATGCCTGGAGGAGACAGTTTCAAAGGTTTTTTTCTGGTGACCTTGTTGGTTGAACTGGCAGCCGTACCGGGACTCAAGGTACTGCCAGCCATGTTTTGCATGCATATGCTGCATGTTCCTCTCTAAAGATGGCCATAGTTTCgcatactatatacatatatatagtgtGAAACTATGGCCACAAGCACTATATAGTTACCAACATAGGACTTTAATGCCCAAAGCAGTGCCACAGGGTAATAGTTGGagctatttttggtcatgtgatttTAACtaatcacatgccagaatttctaaaggctgattcatatatataattaataaataatatgcatgtgtgtgtttgaaaggaggtataactgcagtgtacaaaaatgaaaaggatgtcgttttggacaaaagcccttcaaatgtgtagaaagaaaagttttaataaaacacaacaacttTACTGCATTTTAGTATTGATATACTAAACACAAAATTCACAGTGTGCCATCACAGAATCTTCCTTTCTGCTCATTTTAGGGATAGTTTTCACAACAGCTTTCTCTCTTGGATTCCTAATGTTCTTCAGATCTAAACATGTATTTGATGTTATGGCATAgactgttattattttctttcaaagtaaCAATCAAAGCTTGTTGCTCTTGTTCTAGGCAGTGGCTGCAGTGATCAATGCTGTGCTTGCATGTGATGACCAGAGCCTCAAGAGGGCGCTAGAGGACCTGGCCAGGTCTATCCAGAGCATGACCGAAGCTCTGAAGCAAATGCATGGTAACTGTCTATTTtattctatacacacacacacagtgacaataCTGCCATTTTATACGATAccattttcaatcaaataaaacaacTTATGGAATACGATAAAACATAATGTGGTTTTTGCATGGAAACGCTGCACATACCTCTCTAAAGATGTCTCTCATCTTTATTCCAGCTCACGTTGATCCTGCAACATTTTACGGAATGATTCGTATCTTCCTATCTGGGTAGGTTGCACAATATTTTTGATTTggttataaatgaacaaaaaacacacagtattgaAGTGTTTGCAAGAAAAGCCACTCAggaaaaaagacattgaaaaaacatACGACAGGGATGGccataagactcctattgcatagcagcttcacccaatTCCAGGTGTTACAATGAGCTTGATTAGTTATAGTGcagaggtaacaagctcagatgtgttttATTAGCCCCTGAAGGTGCACACAGAACTGAACGGTTCttcaaacagtttcttcatttgagagcgactcccaagtatcacgaggaggaaactgcTTTGGATGACCAAATCCAACCCGTCAGTAAAATTCAAAACCCTGTTTCACGCACCCCATTGCACAAATAAGAAAGGccacatcatttttatttgtgggacacatctAACACCTTAAAGGGTTATACTCGTAGtaaatccaggaatggatcaaactgctatgcaacgggagtcttatttccagcccagACCTTTAAAGCTTTGGTGACTCACAAAATAACTCTCCAATGGCAATGTCCCTCTTGTCTCTTTGGCAGCTGGAGGGATAACTCCTCCATGCCAGAGGGGCTGGTGTACGAAGGCGTGCAGGAAGACCCGTTGCACTATTCGGGGGGCAGTGCAGCTCAGAGCAGCGTCCTGCACTGTTTCGATGAGTTACTGGGGGTGAGACACGGCAAGGACAGCGGTAAGTCATAGCACTTTTGTACCTCCTTATTTACACATCTGTTCTGGCATTCATTACGAGcttaaagcatttgtttttgctTACAGGCCTCTAGTTGTTTGCAATAGCTCTGAATGGTTCTTTTTAGATGGATTTCAGGCAAGTTCAAAATCCtctctttagttctagttgcccATCATAGGTAGACAGAGACACGTAGCACAGCGATTTCGATCATGCTTATATAACGACATGTGGGCTGATCTAGCCTACCTAAGATAGATACACGGCAGACAAATAGAGCAGAAGAGCCACTCCTTAACTCATAGTCAAACACAGCAtaatcaaaaacacacaagagccTCTCACAATGACTGCGGTCATCAGAAGAAAACGAAGACAAACCTGTGCTACAGAGTGCGCTTGCACCTGGAATTGCTCGAGTTACTGAGCCCTCTTTCATTCCTCTATACCCCCAGCTGCTTTCCTGAACAGGATGCGAGACTACATGCCTTCCTCCCACAAGCAGCTGGTGCTGGACATCTCCACAGGGCCGTCGCTGCGGCACTACGTCCTGGACTCGGGGAACCCGGAGCTCAGGGGCGCTTTCAACGGTTGCGTGGCTCAGCTCGTGGCCCTCAGAAACTATCACATCGTGGTGGTAAGCCGATTCATCACCCTCCCGGCAGCCCGGGCGAGGGAGAGGAGGAGCCGAGCCGATCCCTCCGCAGAGACCCTCACTCGAGCCCCCTCCTCACTGGAGGAACGGGGGACCGGAGGCTCCGGGGTCATGAGCTTCCTGAAGAGCGTCCGGGACACCACCAAAGAGGCTGCGATACCatgggatggaaacaagactcccactgcatagcagtttgatccattcctggttttactacgagtttaataacgACATGCCTGAACTTGTTACATTACGtctacactggggctaatcaagcacatattaaaaacttgaaaaaatgggtgaaactgctatgcaataggtgtCTCATTTTACATCCCTGAGACTGGGTTGAGAGCTTAAAATCTCATTGCAGTACAGGATATATCGAGCCTATCCACGTTTATTTTCTTGCTACTTCTATTTCCCACCTACAGTATTTCAAACCATTtcaaataagactcttattgtcTTCAAGCACAACACATTGCATCACAGGTCATCTTTCTTGCCATTCCTGTTCCTTTGGAAACCGCAGTCTCTCAAAGCAATTCCGTTAAAGGCCAGATGAATAACCAATGTGGCCCTATTCACCCTAGGCAGATAGAGGGCAGTGACTATTACACAAATTACAATGGCTGGCTGATCTCCTGAATCAATACAAGAAGGCTGGAGAGGGAAGGCCATACTTTATTGAGAGATTCAATCTAAACTCATTCTGCATTCAGAAACtcaaacacacagtacaatgCCACAATTGTATGTCCTTGCATCTGAATCCAACTGCCCACATTCGGAGGTTCAAGGGATCTTCAAAAAGTAAATATGAAACAGCTTATTCTATGAATCAGTACTTTATTAAATGACTGAGTTCATATCTCCTTGGCCATTAAGATCAAATAATCACAGTCTTAATGAAGCACAGACTGGCCCTAATACACAGCAGCCAGCagcacaaacactgacacacaaataTAATGCAAACATTTCTGAATCGTCCCAACAAACACACCT from Polyodon spathula isolate WHYD16114869_AA chromosome 31, ASM1765450v1, whole genome shotgun sequence encodes:
- the ido1 gene encoding indoleamine 2,3-dioxygenase 1 translates to MTSSNKNTNSNVPFTLNKYHVSEEYGFLLPLPRTDLPEYYRPWMKIARNLTDLIEAHTLRNEVNKLPLLDTGYLQGHREQRLARTALSFITMGYVWQEGEHGTIKILPRNLAIPYCALSQLLGLPPILVHADGALSNWKKKDPSGPLEIENLDLIVCMPGGDSFKGFFLVTLLVELAAVPGLKAVAAVINAVLACDDQSLKRALEDLARSIQSMTEALKQMHAHVDPATFYGMIRIFLSGWRDNSSMPEGLVYEGVQEDPLHYSGGSAAQSSVLHCFDELLGVRHGKDSAAFLNRMRDYMPSSHKQLVLDISTGPSLRHYVLDSGNPELRGAFNGCVAQLVALRNYHIVVVSRFITLPAARARERRSRADPSAETLTRAPSSLEERGTGGSGVMSFLKSVRDTTKEAAIPWDGNKTPTA